The bacterium genomic interval TTTTGCGCCATCCCGTTTGGCCAAGATCGACGAATTCATGTCCCGCACAACAAAACCTGATACGCGGCACCGCCTTGTCACGGGGCGGTCCGAGGCGATCGTCGAGCGCATCGTCGCGGAACTCGCGGCGCCCACCGCCGATCCGCTGGCAAAGCGGGTGATCGTCGTGCCGAATCACCTCATCGGAACGCACGTTCGCCGGCAAGTCGCGCGCGTCGCCGGCGCCGTCGCGAATCTGCGCGCGATGACGATCGAGCACCTCGCCGACGATCTGGCGAGGCCGGCCGCGCGGGCATCGGGGAAGGCGCCGCTCGGCGCGCTCGCGCGGCGCATCGTGATCGCGGATGTTCTGAAATCGACCACGCTGCGCCATCTCAAAGCGCTCTCGGGACAGGAAGGTTTCGTGCAAGCCGTCGCGGCGCTTGTCGACGACCTGGAAGAGGCGGGTTACGAGAAATTTCCCGCCGCGGCGTCAGGCGACGTCCACGTTCCGAAGGCCGCGGACCTCGCGCGCATCTATAACGCATTCCGCGACGCGATTTCGCGCGAACGTTACACCGCGCTTGAGGTGTTCGCGTGGGCCGAAGCCGCCGCGCCGCAAGCGGCGACGTTGTTTGGCGCCGGCGCCCTGTCCATCTTCGGGTTCTCGGACTTGAACCGCGCGCAACGCCGGCTCGTGCGCGCGGTGGCCGAACACGTTCCGCTGATCTTTTACGTGTCTTACGCCGAAGACGCCGCGCATGAATTCGCGAAATCCCTCGTCGAATTCGTCGGCGGGCTCGGCGCTTCGCACGAGTCGATCGCGGGCGCGGAGGCGGACGCGACACTCGCCATCGTTCGACGACGGCTGTTCGACGATCGGACCGATCCCGCGCCCGCCGCCGCGCCCGACGGTTCGATCGCCGTCATTTCCGCGCCGGACGAAATCCGCGAGGCGCGCGCGGTGCTCGCTCGTATCCTCGACGCGCGGCGCGAGGGTGTGCCGTTCGAGGAGATCGCGGTCGTATACGCCGGCGCGAATGAGAAGGAGTTGTTGGCCGGGGAGCTGTCGTCGTCGCTCGTTCCGCGCGAGATATCCGGGCAGGGCAGCGATCGCATTCCGTTGTATGTCGATGGCGGCCTGCCCGCGGCCGGCGCGGACACCGCGGGGCTCGCGCTCGTCAAGCTCGCCCAGGTCGCCGCCGATGGTCTTCCGCGCGAGGCGGTCATCGAACTCGTCTCGCTCGCGCCGAACGACCAGGATCGCCAAACCGATTCTTCCGAAGATTGGAACGGCGTAGATGACGGCACGGATTCGGGCACGGGTATGGGAACACTCAATCCTCAATCCTCCATCCTCCATCCTCATTTATGGGATCTCGTCTCGCGCGAGGCCGGAATCGTGGAGGGCGCGCGCGCCTGGCGGCGCGCGCCGGATACACCCGCGCTTTCTGGATCGGCCGCGCGCTACAACCTCGCACGCTACGAGATGAATTGCGCGGCGAAGCTCGCGGAGAATCCGCGCGATCGCCGCATCGCCGAAAGACGCGCCGCCGCCGCGCAGCTCCTTGCGCGTGTCGAACCGCTCGTGCGCTTTTTCGACGCCGTGCACGGCGACGATCTCGCGGCCGCCTTCAATGCGCTTGCCGTCGCCGCGCGCGCATACGCACCCGCGAGCGAAACGCTTTCGACGTTTCTTGCGCAAATCGAGGCGCTTGCCGGCGACGATTTGGTCGTGCGTTCTCTGTCGCCCGCCGAGATTCCGAACATCGCGGCGGTCATTGCGCGCGGCTTGTCCGTTAAGCGCGGGCGATACGGCCACGGCGTCGCGCTGTTGCCGATCCATCGTGCGCGCCATCTGCGTTTCGCGCGTGTCATCGTGACGGGCGCGATCGAGGGACGCATCCCCGGCGCCGGGCGCCAGGACGCGTTGTTGACCGACGATGAACGCCGCGCCGTCGACGAGCGAAGCGGCGAGCCAAACCGCCTGCCCCTCCTTGGCGAACGGTACGCAGAGGAGATGCACCGCTTCGCGCTCGCGCTGACATGCGCGCGCGAAAGCGTGACGATCGCGTATCCGCGCGCGGATCGCGCCAACGGCCGCCTGCACACGCCATCCGCGTTCGTGGACGCGGTGCTCGAGGCGGCGACCGGGCGCGTCGGCGCGATGGCGGCGGGCGATCTGCCGCCCGGGCTGTTCGCGCGTATCGGCGAAAACGATC includes:
- a CDS encoding PD-(D/E)XK nuclease family protein, which produces MSRTTKPDTRHRLVTGRSEAIVERIVAELAAPTADPLAKRVIVVPNHLIGTHVRRQVARVAGAVANLRAMTIEHLADDLARPAARASGKAPLGALARRIVIADVLKSTTLRHLKALSGQEGFVQAVAALVDDLEEAGYEKFPAAASGDVHVPKAADLARIYNAFRDAISRERYTALEVFAWAEAAAPQAATLFGAGALSIFGFSDLNRAQRRLVRAVAEHVPLIFYVSYAEDAAHEFAKSLVEFVGGLGASHESIAGAEADATLAIVRRRLFDDRTDPAPAAAPDGSIAVISAPDEIREARAVLARILDARREGVPFEEIAVVYAGANEKELLAGELSSSLVPREISGQGSDRIPLYVDGGLPAAGADTAGLALVKLAQVAADGLPREAVIELVSLAPNDQDRQTDSSEDWNGVDDGTDSGTGMGTLNPQSSILHPHLWDLVSREAGIVEGARAWRRAPDTPALSGSAARYNLARYEMNCAAKLAENPRDRRIAERRAAAAQLLARVEPLVRFFDAVHGDDLAAAFNALAVAARAYAPASETLSTFLAQIEALAGDDLVVRSLSPAEIPNIAAVIARGLSVKRGRYGHGVALLPIHRARHLRFARVIVTGAIEGRIPGAGRQDALLTDDERRAVDERSGEPNRLPLLGERYAEEMHRFALALTCARESVTIAYPRADRANGRLHTPSAFVDAVLEAATGRVGAMAAGDLPPGLFARIGENDLHAIAASVEDTERASIVAAIRRGDAGVRDRLLTLPAWTRPFLARMRARAEARASRVLTAYDGIVGGVAPDGARPFSASALETYAQCPRKYFLSRVIGLETLPEPETQFRLDPQQRGALVHHALAAAFATARDAGLFPLTEAGAAHLRVIFEAALKDRAEAMFDAGEIGDDTFLRADIAAIARDFREQLRREIEPGDMRPAHFEIEFGDDDPLTLELPDGRALRLAGRIDRVDENGHELRVIDYKGSKMPAAKKKDGGVFFGGEALQLAFYLFAAAKRFPEKRAVDAAYFHNSRRGGFARVPLAAETLDARRGDLGAIVAAIVDGIAAGHFPPNADARLVERPCRFCEFAYYCGTENDVRARDEKTGPARERFSALKEIE